One genomic segment of Anguilla anguilla isolate fAngAng1 chromosome 2, fAngAng1.pri, whole genome shotgun sequence includes these proteins:
- the LOC118221791 gene encoding interleukin-12 receptor subunit beta-2-like isoform X2 — protein MLRCWAILLFSACLCHPALGGSVSCLWEEFFHIGRNLSGACQIHQPAPLGCQGQSLRLAADGQVLLPYRHTHDTGYFTVPAASGTRLHLRCTLTCPGPEPNGACDITLRGSYPPSPPSQPRCYIPSGGHDLHCDWDPGGDAPLPVNYTLAWQPVVNSSRFRGGIAVTTTNGIVPRREIQRQSKMSVWVNASNALGSEKSRINTFNTGDVVKPPAPVIKPGPVLPYELEIRWKVECPSPVLFSTEDISCQAQYRRQDQDIWTEGEHVAQDSFLLEGAEAVSAYMFRVRCACPGGHQLKSDWSDTYTAWTTEAAPVGVLDVWSDSREMDQAVVWKELPVSKARGIVLGYVVTVDRVGGNRTELNVSAAGLGARQGGGADIGPCCRLPLPLLGVTGVSVSAYNSQGSTSPAPLPLPTTGTLVPGVLSVSMMMGRRGFNISWYPPSSIAETVQEYVVQQEEAGLQFAKGFDWTRTNKTQRSIILTGDFEDYAPYNLSLFGVFGGHSTLLGSVIAYAQQGVPRIVPGFQVSRISSSDVTLTWQHIPLTQRRGVIQCYRLGQGNRTEYTVSKDSTSVQVSGLQPGQVYQFWIVAESEAGEGQKHTVKFHTPTHTGYNIFMLALVPLCTLGLFVICLLCRHRMAVYPIVPVWCYEKVPDLANSKLLLQMQTPVWTGPCPAVEPDPNICLLEIIEAPPQKGSLVGREEEEEQEQEQTDEQEEWEESGSGRKGSAGRSTEESEGYAAVAGEEIQVFSDYEKHFMPCPMEVYGPATNL, from the exons ATGTTGCGGTGTTGGGCCATCCTCCTCTTCTCCGCCTGTTTGTGTCATCCAG CTCTGGGAGGGAGTGTCAGCTGCCTTTGGGAAGAGTTTTTCCACATTGGGCGTAATTTGTCAGGGGCGTGCCAGATACATCAGCCCGCCCCACTGGGGTGTCAGGGCCAATCCCTTCGTCTCGCCGCCGATGGACAGGTGCTTCTGCCCTATCGCCACACGCATGACACCGGCTACTTCACGGTCCCTGCAGCGTCGGGGACCCGCCTTCACCTGCGGTGTACGCTCACCTGCCCTGGACCGGAACCAAACGGAGCATGTGACATCACACTTCGTGGAAGCT accctccgtctcccccctcccaacctCGGTGCTACATCCCCAGTGGTGGGCATGACCTGCACTGTGACTGGGACCCTGGAGGGGACGCCCCGCTCCCTGTGAACTACACCCTCGCCTGGCAGCCCGTTGTAAATAG TTCAAGGTTTCGTGGCGGCATTGCGGTCACCACGACGAACGGCATCGTCCCACGCAGAGAGATCCAGAGACAAAGCAAAATGTCCGTGTGGGTCAACGCCAGCAACGCCCTGGGCTCTGAGAAGTCCCGCATAAACACCTTCAACACCGGTGATGTCG TGAAACCCCCCGCCCCGGTGATCAAGCCTGGCCCCGTTCTCCCCTATGAGCTGGAAATCCGATGGAAAGTGGAGTGTCCCTCTCCCGTGCTGTTTAGCACGGAGGACATAAGCTGCCAGGCCCAGTACCGCAGACAGGACCAGGACATCTGGACCGAG GGAGAGCATGTGGCCCAGGACTCGTTCCTGTTGGAAGGGGCAGAGGCCGTCTCTGCCTACATGTTCCGGGTGCGCTGTGCCTGCCCTGGAGGTCATCAGCTCAAAAGCGACTGGAGTGACACTTACACTGCATGGACCACTGAGGCCG cTCCTGTAGGAGTTCTGGATGTGTGGAGTGACTCCCGGGAGATGGACCAGGCTGTAGTTTGGAAG gaGCTACCTGTTTCCAAGGCACGGGGCATAGTGCTGGGGTATGTGGTGACAGTAGACCGTGTGGGGGGCAATAGGACGGAGCTGAATGTATCTGCAGCGGGGCTGGGGGCGAGGCAGGGGGGCGGCGCTGACATCGGGCCCTGCTGTCGCCTCCCGCTCCCTCTACTGGGGGTCACGGGGGTCAGCGTGTCAGCTTACAACTCTCAGGGCAGCACAAGCCCTGCCCCCTTGCCCCTCCCCACGACAG GTACCCTTGTGCCCGgggttctctctgtctccatgatGATGGGAAGGCGCGGCTTCAATATTTCCTGGTACCCACCTTCCTCCATTGCTGAAACCGTACAGGAATATGTGGTGCAGCAGGAAGAGGCGGGACTCCAGTTTGCAAAGGGTTTTGATTGGACAAGGACAAACAAGACTCAGAGAAGCATCATTCTGACAG GCGACTTTGAGGACTACGCCCCCTACAATTTGTCACTGTTCGGCGTCTTCGGTGGTCACAGCACTCTGCTTGGGTCTGTCATCGCGTACGCGCAACAGGGGG TGCCCCGTATAGTGCCGGGGTTCCAGGTCTCCAGGATATCCTCCTCTGATGTCACTCTCACATGGCAGCACATCCCCCTGACCCAGAGGAGGGGCGTGATCCAGTGCTACCGCCTGGGACAGGGCAACCGCACAG agTACACTGTAAGCAAAGACAGCACCAGTGTGCAGGTGTCAGGTTTGCAGCCTGGCCAGGTGTACCAGTTCTGGATCGTTGCCGAGAGTGAGGCAGGAGAGGGGCAGAAGCACACGGTCAAATTCCACACCCCGACCCACACAG GTTACAACATCTTCATGTTGGCCCTGGTTCCCTTGTGTACTCTCGGactgtttgttatttgtttgttgtgcaG ACACAGGATGGCAGTCTACCCTATCGTTCCAGTCTGGTGCTATGAGAAAGTGCCTGACCTGGCCAACAGCAAGCTGCTCCTGCAAATgcag ACCCCAGTTTGGACCGGGCCCTGTCCCGCCGTGGAACCCGATCCAAACATTTGTCTGCTGGAGATAATTGAGGCCCCGCCCCAGAAGGGAAGCCTcgtggggagagaggaggaggaggagcaggagcaggagcagacaGATGAgcaggaggagtgggaggagagTGGGAGCGGGAGGAAGGGGTCGGCGGGGAGGAGCACGGAGGAGAG
- the LOC118221791 gene encoding interleukin-12 receptor subunit beta-2-like isoform X1: MHQVGGAMLRCWAILLFSACLCHPALGGSVSCLWEEFFHIGRNLSGACQIHQPAPLGCQGQSLRLAADGQVLLPYRHTHDTGYFTVPAASGTRLHLRCTLTCPGPEPNGACDITLRGSYPPSPPSQPRCYIPSGGHDLHCDWDPGGDAPLPVNYTLAWQPVVNSSRFRGGIAVTTTNGIVPRREIQRQSKMSVWVNASNALGSEKSRINTFNTGDVVKPPAPVIKPGPVLPYELEIRWKVECPSPVLFSTEDISCQAQYRRQDQDIWTEGEHVAQDSFLLEGAEAVSAYMFRVRCACPGGHQLKSDWSDTYTAWTTEAAPVGVLDVWSDSREMDQAVVWKELPVSKARGIVLGYVVTVDRVGGNRTELNVSAAGLGARQGGGADIGPCCRLPLPLLGVTGVSVSAYNSQGSTSPAPLPLPTTGTLVPGVLSVSMMMGRRGFNISWYPPSSIAETVQEYVVQQEEAGLQFAKGFDWTRTNKTQRSIILTGDFEDYAPYNLSLFGVFGGHSTLLGSVIAYAQQGVPRIVPGFQVSRISSSDVTLTWQHIPLTQRRGVIQCYRLGQGNRTEYTVSKDSTSVQVSGLQPGQVYQFWIVAESEAGEGQKHTVKFHTPTHTGYNIFMLALVPLCTLGLFVICLLCRHRMAVYPIVPVWCYEKVPDLANSKLLLQMQTPVWTGPCPAVEPDPNICLLEIIEAPPQKGSLVGREEEEEQEQEQTDEQEEWEESGSGRKGSAGRSTEESEGYAAVAGEEIQVFSDYEKHFMPCPMEVYGPATNL, from the exons AT GCATCAGGTGGGCGGAGCCATGTTGCGGTGTTGGGCCATCCTCCTCTTCTCCGCCTGTTTGTGTCATCCAG CTCTGGGAGGGAGTGTCAGCTGCCTTTGGGAAGAGTTTTTCCACATTGGGCGTAATTTGTCAGGGGCGTGCCAGATACATCAGCCCGCCCCACTGGGGTGTCAGGGCCAATCCCTTCGTCTCGCCGCCGATGGACAGGTGCTTCTGCCCTATCGCCACACGCATGACACCGGCTACTTCACGGTCCCTGCAGCGTCGGGGACCCGCCTTCACCTGCGGTGTACGCTCACCTGCCCTGGACCGGAACCAAACGGAGCATGTGACATCACACTTCGTGGAAGCT accctccgtctcccccctcccaacctCGGTGCTACATCCCCAGTGGTGGGCATGACCTGCACTGTGACTGGGACCCTGGAGGGGACGCCCCGCTCCCTGTGAACTACACCCTCGCCTGGCAGCCCGTTGTAAATAG TTCAAGGTTTCGTGGCGGCATTGCGGTCACCACGACGAACGGCATCGTCCCACGCAGAGAGATCCAGAGACAAAGCAAAATGTCCGTGTGGGTCAACGCCAGCAACGCCCTGGGCTCTGAGAAGTCCCGCATAAACACCTTCAACACCGGTGATGTCG TGAAACCCCCCGCCCCGGTGATCAAGCCTGGCCCCGTTCTCCCCTATGAGCTGGAAATCCGATGGAAAGTGGAGTGTCCCTCTCCCGTGCTGTTTAGCACGGAGGACATAAGCTGCCAGGCCCAGTACCGCAGACAGGACCAGGACATCTGGACCGAG GGAGAGCATGTGGCCCAGGACTCGTTCCTGTTGGAAGGGGCAGAGGCCGTCTCTGCCTACATGTTCCGGGTGCGCTGTGCCTGCCCTGGAGGTCATCAGCTCAAAAGCGACTGGAGTGACACTTACACTGCATGGACCACTGAGGCCG cTCCTGTAGGAGTTCTGGATGTGTGGAGTGACTCCCGGGAGATGGACCAGGCTGTAGTTTGGAAG gaGCTACCTGTTTCCAAGGCACGGGGCATAGTGCTGGGGTATGTGGTGACAGTAGACCGTGTGGGGGGCAATAGGACGGAGCTGAATGTATCTGCAGCGGGGCTGGGGGCGAGGCAGGGGGGCGGCGCTGACATCGGGCCCTGCTGTCGCCTCCCGCTCCCTCTACTGGGGGTCACGGGGGTCAGCGTGTCAGCTTACAACTCTCAGGGCAGCACAAGCCCTGCCCCCTTGCCCCTCCCCACGACAG GTACCCTTGTGCCCGgggttctctctgtctccatgatGATGGGAAGGCGCGGCTTCAATATTTCCTGGTACCCACCTTCCTCCATTGCTGAAACCGTACAGGAATATGTGGTGCAGCAGGAAGAGGCGGGACTCCAGTTTGCAAAGGGTTTTGATTGGACAAGGACAAACAAGACTCAGAGAAGCATCATTCTGACAG GCGACTTTGAGGACTACGCCCCCTACAATTTGTCACTGTTCGGCGTCTTCGGTGGTCACAGCACTCTGCTTGGGTCTGTCATCGCGTACGCGCAACAGGGGG TGCCCCGTATAGTGCCGGGGTTCCAGGTCTCCAGGATATCCTCCTCTGATGTCACTCTCACATGGCAGCACATCCCCCTGACCCAGAGGAGGGGCGTGATCCAGTGCTACCGCCTGGGACAGGGCAACCGCACAG agTACACTGTAAGCAAAGACAGCACCAGTGTGCAGGTGTCAGGTTTGCAGCCTGGCCAGGTGTACCAGTTCTGGATCGTTGCCGAGAGTGAGGCAGGAGAGGGGCAGAAGCACACGGTCAAATTCCACACCCCGACCCACACAG GTTACAACATCTTCATGTTGGCCCTGGTTCCCTTGTGTACTCTCGGactgtttgttatttgtttgttgtgcaG ACACAGGATGGCAGTCTACCCTATCGTTCCAGTCTGGTGCTATGAGAAAGTGCCTGACCTGGCCAACAGCAAGCTGCTCCTGCAAATgcag ACCCCAGTTTGGACCGGGCCCTGTCCCGCCGTGGAACCCGATCCAAACATTTGTCTGCTGGAGATAATTGAGGCCCCGCCCCAGAAGGGAAGCCTcgtggggagagaggaggaggaggagcaggagcaggagcagacaGATGAgcaggaggagtgggaggagagTGGGAGCGGGAGGAAGGGGTCGGCGGGGAGGAGCACGGAGGAGAG